The following coding sequences lie in one Prevotella nigrescens genomic window:
- a CDS encoding GxxExxY protein, whose protein sequence is MNLIDRHNKKYEFFCEITGEAMRVHREYHHGLLESAYEAALKYLLEQKGFKVEQQVMLPIYWKTVRLEQTYRMDLVVNGNIIIELKAINHVDTPHRRQLWNYMNLTHLPYGMLINFSPDGLYSEWYHRNEVTGEIDKIKLM, encoded by the coding sequence ATGAATTTGATAGACAGACATAACAAGAAGTATGAGTTCTTCTGTGAGATAACCGGAGAGGCTATGCGTGTGCACCGCGAATATCACCATGGTCTGTTAGAATCTGCCTATGAGGCGGCATTGAAATACTTGCTGGAACAGAAAGGATTCAAGGTAGAACAACAGGTTATGCTTCCCATCTATTGGAAAACCGTCAGACTTGAGCAAACCTATAGAATGGATTTGGTGGTAAACGGAAATATCATTATAGAACTGAAAGCAATTAACCACGTTGACACTCCTCATCGTCGTCAGCTTTGGAACTATATGAACCTGACCCACCTACCTTATGGTATGCTGATAAATTTCAGTCCTGATGGTTTGTATTCTGAATGGTATCACCGCAACGAAGTCACAGGAGAAATAGATAAAATCAAGCTTATGTAA
- a CDS encoding DUF6261 family protein, whose protein sequence is MLNAEVRQTPRQTTADFPKLGKRPGKRGDKKQEIIFNHLIKKKEFIMANESKVAQVGTIDLHSLTNDAHFIYMKDVENVIEEDEGAKTVARIQTAVKALKEAVKEEDERLILSKKSQYTEQIAAKDRERDSIFRGYRTAVKGMLRMPVAKMAEAAADLWQHLKDYNIDPDMQLERETSRMMNLVADLDYKLAPQVQLLGLKPYVDALRAANDTVEELLATRTDDRSQQIAGALRKARLASDEAYLDTVRLINAMAVVGTEKSLTPLINYLNANIKRYKEQVMTRGKKKDDDRPEKYGGDNTTTARTADTLTAADENS, encoded by the coding sequence ATGTTAAATGCCGAAGTTCGGCAAACGCCAAGGCAAACGACGGCAGACTTTCCGAAGCTCGGCAAACGCCCCGGCAAACGAGGGGACAAAAAACAAGAAATCATTTTTAATCATTTAATCAAAAAAAAAGAATTTATTATGGCAAACGAAAGCAAAGTGGCTCAGGTTGGTACCATTGACTTGCACAGCCTGACCAACGACGCTCACTTCATCTATATGAAGGACGTGGAGAATGTGATAGAAGAAGACGAGGGGGCAAAAACCGTGGCGAGAATACAAACCGCCGTGAAAGCCCTCAAGGAAGCCGTGAAGGAGGAAGACGAACGCCTCATCCTCTCCAAGAAAAGCCAATACACCGAACAGATTGCCGCCAAGGACCGCGAGCGCGACTCCATTTTCCGAGGCTACCGCACCGCCGTGAAGGGAATGCTGCGCATGCCCGTGGCGAAAATGGCCGAGGCGGCCGCCGACCTGTGGCAGCACCTCAAGGACTACAACATCGACCCCGATATGCAGCTCGAACGCGAAACCTCGCGGATGATGAACCTCGTGGCCGACCTCGACTACAAGTTGGCCCCACAGGTGCAGCTGCTCGGTCTGAAACCCTACGTCGACGCCCTCAGGGCAGCCAACGACACGGTGGAAGAACTGCTCGCCACCCGCACCGACGATCGCTCGCAGCAGATAGCCGGCGCGCTGCGCAAGGCACGCTTGGCAAGCGACGAGGCCTATCTGGACACCGTGCGCCTGATCAACGCCATGGCCGTGGTGGGCACCGAGAAGAGCCTCACGCCGCTCATCAACTACCTCAACGCCAACATCAAGCGCTACAAGGAGCAGGTGATGACGCGCGGCAAGAAAAAGGACGACGACCGACCCGAGAAGTACGGCGGCGACAACACGACGACCGCCCGCACGGCCGACACGCTTACGGCAGCGGACGAGAATTCATAA